From one Catellatospora sp. IY07-71 genomic stretch:
- a CDS encoding PadR family transcriptional regulator, whose amino-acid sequence MAEVGINATAAAVLGLLHDGPMTGGQLMAAAERRLSPYWSMTRSQVYRELPVLAELGYVKLGKPGPRASQPYAITASGKRAFARWLNEEPGRELVRNPYALRVAFGSTHATNQFDTLLNSANSHHSEALAEAREQAKEAKKEGDDFTAAGLEFAVAYHKAALNWLKTAIAK is encoded by the coding sequence ATGGCAGAGGTAGGAATCAACGCTACCGCAGCAGCCGTGCTCGGTCTGCTGCACGATGGGCCCATGACGGGCGGTCAGCTGATGGCCGCGGCCGAGCGCCGGCTCAGCCCGTACTGGTCGATGACCCGGTCCCAGGTCTACCGCGAACTGCCGGTCCTGGCCGAGCTCGGCTACGTCAAGCTCGGCAAGCCCGGCCCGCGGGCGAGCCAGCCGTACGCGATCACCGCGTCCGGCAAGCGCGCCTTCGCCCGCTGGCTGAACGAGGAACCCGGCCGCGAGCTGGTGCGCAACCCGTACGCGCTGCGCGTCGCGTTCGGATCCACGCACGCGACCAACCAGTTCGACACCTTGCTCAACAGCGCCAACTCGCACCACTCGGAGGCGCTCGCGGAGGCCCGCGAGCAGGCCAAGGAGGCCAAGAAGGAAGGCGACGACTTCACCGCCGCCGGGCTGGAGTTCGCCGTCGCCTACCACAAGGCCGCGCTGAACTGGCTGAAGACGGCCATCGCCAAGTGA